A section of the Anticarsia gemmatalis isolate Benzon Research Colony breed Stoneville strain chromosome 28, ilAntGemm2 primary, whole genome shotgun sequence genome encodes:
- the FAM21 gene encoding family with sequence similarity 21 — translation MEDPSTETLRKLAPCWTLAGDEALLTILQNTHQRLLAKCQETNAKLEGMATALEDASISLQNVNNKFMALSSSQFIESRVYDDDVDVAMDTPAPKESPKPSIPDELAVLKRSMAVLESTHELITILQDSDTDSDTDDQMPDRVVMKPKDLYADRPLPYIIGSEPWKNKWHAGLVVEDSDTDSSTSKVHHDSDQYSASETEDMMPEPQRVARLSETSSELPSELETKPTPSDVASEIARRLGAGVPPPKTEEPEEYDEPSKPAVRKIYKPQEPVPSQIFSDEPPPLNTDSDSSDDIFAELHRQPHATHATHATHVAEQLFQQSDSEGDIFNDFKQPPPATKPTSLFEAGPKPNVFVKTAEPARNQTQDSEQPPKTTENDDRSVKKPVGGISLFGSSKGADSIGAAILNRNRRKSSPSDDTDNDVTSSKPNKDIFEDLFTKNKPKEKAKNDEIVVKDKPKVVDLFSDNLFDDIDDLFTTVVAKKEKKTVFEDDDDLFSEIAEPKSVKSAAKDSSDVKKGLFDSDDDLFADSITNVKPSVSKPVVTKVENVTKPESIVTKPEASNVTKTEISKVTKSIFDDDEDDIVTKPVEKVTKTPETTKICNTNSIFDDDEDIFSNTKTNTRIQNTGNTNVFKSPSLFDEDDDDSDLFSEAIKSTKPIKKDTAKESEAIKTVEPTKNVTAKEDKPIVTEKIINNDTVSSKIEASITDVKPSSVKTDDVTGKSKISPEMIKKDDFIQNNDFEESSESNNSDIFNSQENNLNINTKTTSIHKIFEKEDLPIKEEKSHQNSSSNSEVKTKITHIFEDDTLEDDIFSSKNMSGNKPITNQKPDLKAKPEIQPKQKEENLDKPKFEAKNLDSNIDIGENAKIETKLGLNLDKPENIITIDPEIPNLDSNIPSDTKTDQNPGKTDEISKNIPIPTETPIQVSIENLDIQVPENPGIFSAIVTEPPAFEKPKEPKKSKNVNALFDDDSDDEALFFKKNDLDEIPENFSSKPEIFNIFTDVPPDDLSDDLFMNLPQPKLPGNDEVPGFGLKASQDDLPVSDIPGFSETLKTVQVPNDNMPVFSSPLFDAIINFESESNTKLPEFDKSKEIEKKNIVEDLLKNDNVPEYYEIPKDLDSIPVTKDVSPVSDKISNITEVLKDDLPVPTVPGLSKTEPVKNTEIPVKHDTVLNKTQDSEIENKETNLFKNNDIFKSSDKNLDFSDDEELFKSLPVHINQAETLKNLDLDYKSDEENYKSLPIFENNVKPSSFKSIEKIDSKSEKTEIKKVGKLKLGLNINVNALLPGASPKKIKTQLSPDSPDGQSYSSDAKIDSKSVGFDKKPESEILDNKLSKERPRIQVKRRPSTRKARREAVRKSGIDFGDDSTDNSSSIDDPPKTQVQEIQVNDPQATEIQAEIVKNTIDRQEIEAKVSPKDTPIQDEIQASYPVKTPVKSDSTTKIVYILNDEDIFNTSAIESPDLAKSEDKNLDFVTNAAKNADVPASVAKDIDTVGNTDENVAKNLGIATNVTKNPDLPTNVAKKLDVTANIAQNVDSKVATGNPDPNLGIKTLGKTYKSEKSIFGEENSDEELFKNTKTMTKSSIFDSDSEGELFGNKKVKSGLNVDSGQKGKSGHKVESGQRTKMSLFDDDDDDLFAVAAKKTVDPQPSRSTPSAKETPKSTQPVFEDPLSMFGDDD, via the exons ATGGAGGACCCTAGCACGGAGACGCTGCGCAAGCTGGCGCCTTGCTGGACCCTCGCCGGAGACGAGGCGCTGCTCACCATACTGCAGAATACACATCAA AGGCTGCTAGCTAAATGTCAAGAAACTAACGCAAAGTTAGAAGGAATGGCGACTGCGCTCGAAGATGCCAGTATTAGTctacaaaatgttaataataa GTTCATGGCGTTAAGCAGCAGTCAGTTTATAGAGAGTCGCGTGTACGATGATGATGTTGATGTGGCCATGGACACACCAGCTCCTAAG GAGTCTCCGAAACCCTCGATCCCTGACGAGCTGGCAGTATTGAAGCGCAGCATGGCCGTGCTTGAGAGCACTCACGAACTGATCACCATTCTACAAGACAGTGACACTGATAGTGACACTGATGACCAGATGCCTGACAG AGTGGTAATGAAACCTAAAGACCTGTACGCAGACCGGCCTCTCCCTTACATCATTGGATCAGAACCTTGGAAGAACAAGTGGCATGCAG GTCTGGTGGTGGAAGACAGTGACACAGACAGTTCCACCAGCAAGGTGCATCATGACTCCGATCAGTACTCCGCTTCAGAGACCGAGGACATGATGCCTGAACCACAGCGTGTGGCCAGG TTATCGGAGACCAGCTCGGAGCTACCTTCAGAGTTGGAAACGAAGCCGACACCTTCAGACGTGGCCAGCGAGATCGCCAGGAGGCTGGGAGCTGGAGTACCACCTCCCAAG ACGGAAGAGCCCGAGGAATACGATGAGCCATCGAAGCCAGCTGTGAGAAAGATTTATAAGCCACAAGAACCTGTGCCAA GTCAAATATTCTCGGACGAGCCGCCCCCCCTAAACACAGACTCGGACAGTTCAGACGACATATTCGCGGAGCTACACAGACAGCCACACGCGACGCACGCTACACACGCGACACACGTCGCTGAACAACTGTTCCAACAGTCAGACAGCGAGGGAGACATATTCAATGATTTTAAACAG cCCCCACCCGCTACAAAACCGACATCGCTCTTCGAAGCGGGTCCCAAACCTAATGTGTTTGTCAAGACTGCTGAACCAGCCAGGAACCAAACCCAGGACTCTGAACAACCGCCGAAAACCACTGAAAATGATGATCGTAGTGTCAAG AAACCCGTTGGCGGTATATCCTTGTTCGGTTCAAGTAAAGGCGCAGACTCCATAGGGGCGGCCATTTTGAACCGGAACCGACGCAAGTCCAGCCCTTCTGACGACACAGACAATGACGTCACATCCTCTAAACCAAACAAAGATATCTTCGAAGATCTTTtcactaaaaataaaccaaaagaaAAGGCCAAAAATGATGAAATTGTTGTAAAAGATAAGCCTAAAGTCGTAGATTTGTTTAGTGACAATCTTTTTGATGATATAGatgatttatttactactgTTGTTGCTAAAAAGGAGAAAAAAACAGTTTTcgaagatgatgatgatttgtTCTCGGAAATTGCTGAACCGAAATCCGTGAAATCGGCTGCTAAAGATAGCAGTGATGTTAAGAAAGGCTTGTTCGATAGTGATGATGATTTGTTTGCGGATAGTATTACTAATGTCAAACCTAGTGTTAGTAAGCCTGTTGTTACTAAAGTTGAAAATGTTACTAAACCAGAAAGTATTGTTACTAAACCAGAGGCTAgtaatgttactaaaacggaaATTAGTAAAGTTACTAAAAGTAtatttgatgatgatgaagatgatATAGTTACTAAACCAGTTGAGAAAGTTACTAAAACGCCAGAGACTACTAAAATTTGTAATACTAATAGCATTTTCGATGACGACGAAGACATATTTAGTAATACAAAAACGAATACAAGAATACAAAATACAGgaaatacaaatgtatttaaaagtccTTCTTTGTTTgatgaagatgatgatgatagcGATCTTTTTAGTGAAGCTATCAAATCTACAAAACCTATCAAAAAGGATACAGCCAAAGAAAGTGAAGCTATAAAAACTGTGGAACCTACCAAAAATGTTACAGCAAAAGAAGATAAACCTATCGTAACTGAAAAGATTATCAATAATGATACAGTGTCAAGTAAGATTGAGGCAAGCATTACTGATGTCAAACCTTCGTCAGTCAAGACTGATGACGTCACAGGGAAAAGTAAAATTTCACCAGAAATGATCAAAAAAGatgattttattcaaaataatgattttgaagAAAGTTCAGAAAGTAATAATTCAGATATATTTAATTcgcaagaaaataatttaaatatcaatactAAAACTACatctatacataaaatatttgaaaaagaagATCTACCTATCAAGGAAGAAAAGTCTCATCAAAATAGTTCAAGCAATTCTgaagtaaaaactaaaattacgcATATTTTTGAAGACGATACCTTAGAAGATGATATATTTAGTTCTAAAAATATGTCTGGAAATAAGCCTATTACAAATCAGAAACCAGATTTAAAAGCAAAGCCTGAAATTCAGCCTAAACAGAAAGAAGAAAATCTAGATAAACCTAAATTTGAGGCTAAAAATCTAGACTCTAACATAGATATAGGAGAAAACGccaaaatagaaacaaaattgGGACTAAATTTAGATAAACCTGAAAACATTATTACTATAGATCCTGAAATTCCTAATCTAGACTCAAATATACCTTCAGATACAAAAACAGATCAAAATCCAGGCAAAACTGAcgaaatatctaaaaatatacctatacctACAGAAACACCAATTCAGGTATCAATTGAAAATCTAGATATTCAGGTACCTGAAAATCCAGGTATATTTTCAGCCATAGTAACCGAACCGCCGGCTTTTGAAAAACCTAAGGAACcgaaaaaaagcaaaaatgtcAACGCACTTTTCGACGATGACTCTGACGATGAAGCGCTATTTTTCAAAAAGAATGACCTTGATGAAATACCTGAAAATTTCAGTTCGAAacctgaaattttcaatattttcaccGATGTGCCGCCGGACGATTTGAGCGATGATTTGTTCATGAATCTACCACAGCCTAAGTTACCTGGAAATGATGAGGTACCTGGATTTGGTCTTAAGGCGTCTCAGGATGACTTACCTGTAAGTGATATACCTGGTTTCAGTGAGACTCTGAAAACTGTACAGGTACCTAATGATAATATGCCTGTATTTAGTTCTCCCTTGTTTGatgcaataattaattttgaaagtgAATCGAATACTAAATTACCTGAATTTGATAAATCTAaagaaattgaaaagaaaaatattgttgaagacttacttaaaaatgataatgtacctgaatattatgaaataccTAAAGATTTAGATTCGATTCCAGTTACAAAAGACGTTTCACCTGTATCAGACAAAATATCTAATATAACAGAAGTATTAAAGGATGACTTACCTGTACCTACAGTACCTGGATTAAGTAAAACAGAACCAgtgaaaaatactgaaataccTGTAAAACATGACACTGTACTTAACAAAACACAAGATtctgaaatagaaaataaagaaacgaatttatttaaaaacaacgaTATATTTAAGTCTTCAGacaaaaatctagatttttcaGATGATGAAGAACTGTTCAAATCGTTACCAGTACATATAAATCAGGCTGAAACACTGAAAAATCTAGACTTAGATTATAAATCAGACGAAGAGAATTACAAATCGTTACCAATTTTTGAAAACAACGTCAAACCGTCCAGTTTCAAATCTATTGAGAAAATAGACTCAAAATCTGAAAAAACTGAAATCAAAAAAGttggaaaattaaaattaggtttaaatattaatgttaatgCATTATTACCGGGCGCTTCtcctaagaaaataaaaacgcaACTGTCCCCAGACAGTCCCGACGGGCAAAGTTATAGCTCTGACGCAAAAATAGACTCAAAATCAGTCGGTTTTGATAAAAAACCTGAATCTGAAATACTAGATAATAAATTGTCTAAAGAACGACCTAGGATACAAGTGAAAAGGAGACCGTCTACGAGAAAAGCGAGAAGGGAAGCTGTAAGAAAGTCTGGGATAGACTTTGGTGATGATTCCACTGATAATTCTAGCTCTATTGATGATCCACCTAAAACCCAGGTACAGGAAATCCAGGTAAACGATCCCCAGGCAACTGAAATTCAGGCTGAAATTGTGAAAAATACTATAGATAGACAAGAAATTGAGGCTAAAGTTTCACCTAAAGATACACCGATCCAGGATGAAATCCAGGCAAGCTATCCTGTAAAAACGCCTGTAAAATCTGATAGTACGACTAAAATTGTCTACATTCTAAATgatgaagatatttttaatactagcGCTATTGAAAGTCCTGATTTAGCTAAATCTGAAgataaaaatctagattttgttacaaatgcAGCTAAAAATGCTGATGTACCTGCAAGTGTAGCTAAGGATATAGACACTGTTGGAAATACAGACGAAAATGTAGCTAAGAATCTAGGTATTGCGACAAATGTAACTAAAAATCCGGATTTACCTACAAATGTAGCCAAGAAATTGGATGTAACTGCAAATATAGCCCAAAATGTAGACTCAAAAGTAGCCACGGGAAATCCAGACCCAAATCTAGGTATAAAAACTCTAGGCAAGACTTATAAGTctgaaaaatcaatatttggcGAAGAGAACTCCGATGAAGAATTGTTTAAGAATACTAAAACTATGACAAAATCTAGTATTTTCGATTCTGATAGTGAAGGGGAACTATTTGGGAATAAAAAGGTGAAAAGTGGGCTTAATGTGGACAGTGGGCAAAAGGGAAAAAGTGGGCATAAAGTGGAGAGCGGGCAGAGAACTAAAATGTCTCtgtttgatgatgatgatgatgatttatttGCCGTAGCTGCTAAGAAGACTGTTG ACCCCCAACCTTCAAGATCGACCCCCAGCGCGAAAGAGACTCCTAAATCAACTCAACCAGTGTTTGAAGACCCCCTCTCAATGTTCGGCGATGACGACTAG
- the Nnp-1 gene encoding ribosomal RNA processing protein 1 homolog Nnp-1 produces the protein MKIPHKNREKKDKVKKKAIVKPKKEQVLVVAQEIKFARLLSGNEKKSRDKVLKTLKKWLLNCFEKKYEFKEDDFVRMWKGLFYAVWMSDKPLIQEELCESISAVLDLFPPEHLRHALLMYKAGLRVLATEWYGVDHHRMDKFLMLVRRYLRASLRCLLRSKWNLKSCQLYGNIISGSDGIFSLKTPRYARNATSMLLHIIDCYLEEIAKVSNGDIPAASLAELLRPFCSYMCSGEAPTLCAAARRLLTALLRQSEQGIKYQQATAAWQKMGCPEGGPEALELVSDDDEDEQNGDVTDDEEEDSSSKPLDPRAGRVNVELPLLPVPASLLADMLRDMLANATSKAHKRVRICLQRFEQLSRDEYPLTIKTHVEDSPTPTPKPKQVAHSLHVLEKKLVTASDELALRGLSRKHRKRLLAKSRSGQSIVEDVENVRQNISNATNGAWKVEESEPPTKKPKQDADKENKKRKRDTKIAQPQKSRTHTNGEVSEKKVPEKKLKVEKLDNNNENVKITKVKENGVAKEKQNSKSNIKQLDNKTNINSNKKDAKTQEKPQTNGNVKTTDTKIENKKAKTEIISKKQSPIISVNKVKNFQKNNSKSDFSPNKSLDTPKKVKFVLKNNSMQAPVDYYKSIRQSPNIPFDSSKKPSKTNLKPSTPSPINPFFKKKLKLKQ, from the exons ATGAAGATCCCACATAAAAATAGAGAGAAGAAAGATAAAGTTAAGAAAAAGGCTATTGTGAAGCCTAAAAAAGAGCAGGTTCTTGTTGTAGCACAAGAAATTAAATTCGCGCGCCTACTATCTGGAAACGAGAAAAAAAGTCGTGATAAAGTGTTGAAAACTCTGAAAAAATGGCTTTTGAATTGTTTTGAGAAGAAATATG aGTTCAAGGAAGATGACTTTGTTCGCATGTGGAAGGGTCTGTTTTATGCTGTGTGGATGTCAGACAAACCACTTATACAG GAGGAGCTATGTGAGAGTATCTCGGCAGTGCTAGACCTGTTCCCTCCGGAGCACCTGAGGCATGCCCTCCTCATGTACAAAGCAGGCTTGAGGGTGCTGGCCACTGAGTGGTACGGAGTTGATCATCATAGAATGGACAAGTTCCTTATG TTGGTACGTCGCTACCTCCGCGCCAGTCTCCGTTGTCTGCTCAGATCTAAGTGGAATCTGAAGAGCTGTCAGCTGTATGGCAACATCATCTCTGGTTCCGATG GTATATTTTCACTAAAAACGCCGCGGTATGCACGCAATGCGACCTCTATGTTACTACACATTATAGATTGTTATTTAGAAGAAATTGCTAAG GTATCAAACGGCGACATCCCAGCAGCGTCCCTAGCCGAGCTGCTCCGTCCTTTCTGCTCATACATGTGTAGTGGCGAGGCACCGACCCTGTGTGCGGCCGCGAGACGACTGCTCACTGCGCTACTGAGGCAGAGCGAGCAAGGCATTAAGTATCAACAAGCCACTGCTGCCTGGCAGAAG ATGGGCTGTCCGGAAGGTGGTCCTGAGGCCTTGGAGCTGGTgtctgatgatgatgaagatgaaCAGAATGGTGATGTGACTGATGATGAAGAGGAAGACag TTCCTCAAAACCCCTGGATCCTCGAGCTGGTCGCGTGAACGTGGAACTGCCACTCCTGCCGGTGCCGGCCAGCTTGTTGGCCGACATGTTGCGCGACATGCTCGCCAACGCCACCAGCAAAGCTCACAAACGAGTCAGAATATGTTTACAACg TTTCGAGCAGTTATCTCGTGACGAGTATCCGCTAACTATCAAGACTCACGTGGAAGACAGTCCCACGCCCACGCCCAAGCCCAAACAGGTTGCCCACTCCCTCCACGTGCTGGAGAAGAAGTTAGTCACTGCGTCTGATGAACTTGCTTTAAGAG gTCTAAGTCGTAAGCACCGCAAGCGACTGTTAGCTAAGAGTCGCTCGGGACAGAGCATCGTGGAGGACGTGGAGAATGTACGACAGAATATATCTAACGCTACC AACGGCGCATGGAAAGTCGAAGAATCGGAGCCACCGACGAAAAAGCCCAAACAGGACGCAGACAAGGAGAACAAAAAACGCAAACGCGACACAAAAATCGCACAACCGCAAAAAAGTCGCACGCACACCAACGGCGAAGTTTCTGAGAAAAAAGTACCAGAGAAGAAATTAAAAGTAGAAAAACTAGATaacaataatgaaaatgttaaaataactaaagtgAAAGAAAATGGCGTTGCTAAAGAGAAACAGAatagtaaaagtaatattaaacaattagataataagacaaatattaatagtaaCAAAAAGGACGCGAAAACGCAAGAAAAACCACAAACTAACGGTAACGTTAAAACTACAGACACTAAGATAGAAAATAAGAAAGCAAAAACCGAAATTATTTCGAAGAAACAAAGTCCCATTATTTCAgtgaataaagttaaaaatttccaaaaaaacaattcaaaatcaGATTTTTCGCCAAACAAGTCTTTGGATACGCCTAAAAAGGTGAAGTTTGTGTTAAAAAACAACTCTATGCAAGCACCAGTTGACTATTATAAAAGTATTCGACAAAGTCCGAACATCCCTTTTGATTCTAGTAAGAAACCTAGTAAGACTAATTTGAAACCCTCCACCCCCTCCCCTATAAACCCCTTCTTtaagaaaaagttaaaattaaaacaatga